The Ziziphus jujuba cultivar Dongzao chromosome 7, ASM3175591v1 genome includes a region encoding these proteins:
- the LOC107424473 gene encoding protein ALTERED PHOSPHATE STARVATION RESPONSE 1 isoform X1 gives MGCVASKKTEEDDVVMLCKERKRLLKMAVERRYALADAQCKYNHSLYSVAAAIRLFVARYSSPASPFLITFPSTTSTEATESFVSNPLFLHQRPSEPTHETISCAFSDSAVAVETSGVDGEKQGQQNPEFKEEVKDAEEEDSDYTESEEDEIESEEKPVCEHFYDEMAPVMKSPQRDFGWDFFYPFGGVRTEVVNGFGQNCDEDLRMVREAEGIPDLEEVGEKLTSEEKVMDVNDGNVGHKEVGGFEAVTKGEIVNENQEEQKGLKVVDTPMNGRDSRELLEALKDVGDHFIRAYDSGLEVSRMLETKMAEAQSALDQEIKVGGAENSNKLIRSITRSRSTSSTLSWSSSCKSLLTSSSKSSSTWTELKDDLFDDYGGMESGSHALTLGRLYAWEKKLYEEVKAGEETRKIYVQKCSQLRNKDARGEGIGNGDKTQAEVTDLYTSILIAIRSADSISQRIQKLRDEELQPQIVELLHGLMRNWQIMLESHEAQNRIMFEVNSFNCPTYGKFCNDLHRLATLQLEAELQNWHACFVAYVSSQKAYIEALKGWLSKFVTPETEFYLKGRSLLPSCRINAPPLLVLCHDWLVCLDKLPDKTVTYAMKSFNKDVRALLVQQGEEQQQKRKVDGLAIQLDGKVLAFQRVERKVLSKKLSDQETEMHVRSRIEYLTERKDQLEMFRKRLDMEKVKHQSCMQETQRIAVSGFQTGFSSLFESLTEFSKATLKMYADLVTDRKTSIVDEKGTNPPLKG, from the exons atggGCTGTGTTGCATCCAAGAAAACTGAAGAGGACGACGTGGTTATGTTATGTAAAGAGAGAAAACGCCTTCTGAAAATGGCGGTAGAGAGGAGGTATGCGCTAGCAGATGCACAGTGTAAGTACAATCACTCGCTTTACTCTGTAGCCGCTGCTATAAGACTGTTTGTTGCTCGGTATTCCTCTCCAGCTTCTCCATTTCTCATCACTTTCCCCTCTACTACCTCTACTGAGGCCACAGAGTCCTTCGTCTCTAACCCCTTGTTCCTCCATCAGAGACCATCCGAACCCACCCACGAAACCATTTCTTGCGCATTCTCTGATTCTGCAGTCGCTGTTGAAACTTCTGGGGTAGACGGAGAAAAACAAGGACAACAAAACCCAGAATTCAAGGAAGAAGTAAAGGACGCTGAGGAGGAGGATAGTGATTATACTGAGTCTGAGGAAGATGAAATTGAAAGTGAAGAAAAACCGGTCTGTGAGCATTTTTATGATGAAATGGCTCCAGTAATGAAATCACCACAGAGAGATTTTGGGTGGGATTTCTTTTATCCTTTTGGTGGGGTAAGGACAGAGGTGGTGAATGGGTTTGGTCAGAACTGCGATGAGGATTTGAGGATGGTGAGAGAGGCAGAAGGGATACCAGATTTGGAAGAGGTTGGAGAAAAATTAACAAGTGAGGAAAAGGTTATGGATGTTAATGATGGCAATGTGGGTCATAAGGAAGTTGGTGGGTTTGAGGCTGTGACAAAAGGGGAAATTGTCAATGAGAACCAAGAGGAGCAAAAGGGCTTGAAGGTGGTTGATACACCCATGAACGGTAGAGATTCTAGAGAACTACTGGAAGCATTGAAGGATGTTGGGGACCACTTCATTAGGGCCTATGATTCTGGTTTGGAAGTTTCTAGGATGCTAGAGACTAAAATGGCTGAAGCGCAATCTGCTCTGGATCAGGAAATTAAAG TTGGGGGTGCAGAGAACTCAAATAAGCTCATTCGGTCTATTACACGTAGCCGATCCACCTCATCAACATTATCTTGGTCTTCCTCATGTAAGAGTCTCCTTACATCTAGCTCCAAAAGTTCTTCAACGTGGACAGAGTTGAAGGATGATTTATTTGATGACTATGGAGGAATGGAATCTGGGAGCCACGCACTGACACTAGGAAGGCTATATGCTTGGGAGAAGAAACTCTATGAGGAAGTGAAG GCTGGAGAAGAAACAAGGAAAATTTATGTGCAAAAATGCTCCCAATTGAGAAATAAGGACGCGAGAGGAGAAGGCATCGGCAATGGGGACAAGACCCAAGCTGAAGTTACAGACTTGTATACCAGTATTTTGATTGCCATAAGAAGTGCTGACTCAATCTCCCAAAGAATCCAAAAACTGCGAGATGAAGAGTTGCAGCCACAAATTGTTGAGCTTCTCCAtgg CCTGATGAGAAACTGGCAGATAATGTTGGAATCACATGAAGCTCAAAACCGAATCATGTTTGAAGTGAATTCATTCAACTGTCCTACTTATGGGAAATTCTGCAATGATTTGCACCGTCTTGCTACACTTCAACTTGAGGCAGAACTTCAAAATTGGCATGCTTGCTTTGTTGCATATGTTTCTTCACAAAAAGCGTACATTGAAGCTCTTAAAGGTTGGCTATCCAAGTTTGTTACACCAGAAACTGAATTCTACTTGAAGGGCAGGTCTTTACTCCCATCATGTAGAATCAATGCGCCACCATTACTTGTATTATGTCATGACTGGTTGGTTTGCTTGGATAAGCTGCCAGATAAGACAGTTACTTATGCCATGAAAAGCTTTAATAAGGATGTGAGAGCTTTGTTGGTTCAACAGGGGGAGGAACAGCAACAGAAGAGGAAGGTTGATGGACTTGCCATACAACTTGACGGGAAAGTTCTGGCATTCCAAAGGGTAGAGAGAAAAGTTCTTTCGAAAAAGCTTTCTGATCAGGAGACAGAGATGCATGTGCGGAGTAGGATTGAGTACTTGACTGAGAGGAAGGATCAATTGGAAATGTTTAGAAAGAGGCTTGACATGGAGAAGGTGAAGCATCAGAGTTGCATGCAAGAGACACAGCGTATTGCTGTAAGTGGATTTCAGACAGGCTTTTCTTCACTTTTTGAGTCATTGACCGAGTTCTCAAAGGCTACTCTAAAGATGTATGCTGACCTTGTAACGGACCGTAAAACATCAATAGTAGATGAAAAAGGTACCAACCCACCATTGAAAGGATGA
- the LOC107424472 gene encoding probable protein phosphatase 2C 46, translating to MLSRLMNFLRACWLPSSDRYVHSGSDAVGRQDGLLWYKDTGQHLNGEFSMAVVQANNLLEDQSQIESGPLSSLESGPYGTFVGVYDGHGGPETSRYINDHLFQHLKRFASEQQSMSVDVIRKAYQATEEGFLSLVTKQWPMKPQIAAVGSCCLVGVICGGTLYIANLGDSRAVLGRAVKATGEVLAIQLSSEHNVGIESVRREMFSLHPDDSHIVVLKHNVWRVKGLIQISRSIGDVYLKKAEFNREPLYARFRLREPFKRPILSSEPSISAHEIQPHDQFLIFASDGLWEHLSNQDAVDIVQNHPRSGSARRLVKAALQEAAKKREMRYSDLKKIDRGVRRHFHDDITVIVVFLDSNLVSRASSVKGPTLSLRGGGFNLPAKTLAPCTTTPMEVNT from the exons ATGTTATCAAGGTTGATGAACTTTCTGAGGGCCTGCTGGCTGCCGTCCTCGGACCGATATGTCCACTCGGGTTCGGATGCAGTGGGCCGGCAAGATGGATTACTCTGGTACAAGGACACCGGGCAGCACTTGAATGGTGAATTTTCAATGGCTGTTGTTCAGGCCAACAATTTGCTTGAGGATCAGAGCCAGATTGAATCAGGTCCATTGAGCTCGCTTGAGTCTGGCCCATATGGCACTTTTGTTGGAGTATATGATGGTCACGGTGGTCCTGAGACCTCACGTTACATTAATGATCACCTATTCCAGCATCTCAAGA GGTTTGCTTCCGAGCAACAGTCCATGTCAGTTGATGTGATTAGGAAAGCATACCAAGCCACAGAAGAAGGGTTTCTGTCCCTTGTTACAAAACAGTGGCCCATGAAGCCCCAAATTGCTGCCGTTGGATCTTGCTGCCTGGTTGGTGTGATATGTGGTGGTACCCTTTACATTGCCAACCTTGGTGATTCCCGTGCTGTGCTGGGTAGAGCTGTGAAGGCAACTGGGGAGGTTCTTGCCATCCAGTTGTCATCAGAGCACAATGTTGGCATAGAATCTGTAAGACGGGAGATGTTTTCTTTGCACCCAGATGACTCACATATTGTTGTTTTAAAGCATAATGTATGGCGTGTCAAGGGCTTGATACAG ATTTCTAGATCTATTGGTGATGTATATCTAAAAAAGGCCGAATTCAACAGAGAGCCTTTGTATGCTAGGTTTCGTCTTCGTGAACCTTTTAAGAGGCCTATTTTGAGCTCTGAACCATCAATATCTGCACATGAAATTCAACCTCATGATCAATTTCTTATATTTGCCTCGGATGGGCTGTGGGAGCACCTCAGTAACCAGGATGCAGTTGATATAGTTCAAAACCATCCACGCAGC GGGAGTGCTCGGAGGCTAGTGAAAGCTGCCTTACAGGAAGCAGCCAAGAAAAGAGAAATGAGGTACTCGGATTTAAAGAAAATAGACCGAGGTGTCCGCCGGCATTTCCACGACGACATTACAGTTATAGTCGTATTTCTGGACTCAAATCTTGTGAGCAGAGCCAGTTCAGTGAAAGGCCCTACTTTGTCTCTGAGAGGTGGTGGTTTTAATCTTCCTGCAAAAACTCTTGCCCCCTGTACTACAACACCCATGGAAGTGAATACTTGA
- the LOC107424457 gene encoding probable serine/threonine-protein kinase PBL10, with amino-acid sequence MASRYNVEGASPPPGILENPPSGSAGHHGHDGTTHLWGGFVICILTVLVCASLYFLCRRKLIPLLRRNSQRKGKGSLKDEKVTMLRRFQLEELIKATKNFNQECLLGSGAFGNVYKGTFDVEGTLAIKRAHNDAYQSLEEFRNEVKLLSKVRHRNLVGLVGFCEEPGAEGSKMLVYEYVPNGSLLEYITGRRGRNISWRQRVVIAIGAAKGIAHLHEGIRPSIIHRDIKPSNILVGDGFEAKVSDFGLVKSGPTGDQSHVSSQVKGTPGYLDPAYCSSFHLTPFSDVYSFGVILLQLVTARPAIETHRIHSNYHVIEWARPSLERGRVEEILDANLLSEPCNIEMMLKMGQLGLRCVVKTPKHRPTMTQVWQELEASLFSAENFINKRLSSDSRISAGASRRASVDCDCSQSFVSINGIGFQRFHVEMDSLSFQSTSLRCLENNSISIEIDKNNLNDICEEKSIEEEPLSTSYMH; translated from the exons ATGGCCAGTAGATACAATGTGGAAGGGGCTTCACCACCACCAGGGATATTAGAAAACCCACCATCTGGGTCTGCTGGTCATCATGGTCATGATGGTACTACGCATCTTTGGGGAGGATTTGTTATTTGCATTTTGACTGTCTTGGTGTGTGCCTCTTTATACTTCCTTTGCAGGAGGAAGCTCATACCTCTTCTCAGAAGGAACTCACAGCGGAAGGGAAAAG GTAGCTTGAAAGACGAGAAAGTCACAATGCTAAGGCGTTTTCAGCTGGAGGAGCTAATTAAGGCAACCAAGAACTTCAATCAGGAGTGCCTGTTAGGGTCTGGTGCTTTTGGGAATGTATACAAAGGGACCTTTGATGTTGAAGGGACACTAGCAATTAAAAGAGCCCACAACGACGCATACCAGAGTCTTGAAGAATTTAGAAATG AAGTGAAACTACTTTCAAAAGTAAGACACAGAAACCTCGTTGGCTTGGTGGGATTTTGTGAAGAACCTG GAGCAGAAGGGTCAAAAATGTTGGTTTATGAATATGTACCAAATGGTTCTCTGCTCGAGTACATAACGG GAAGAAGAGGGAGGAATATCAGTTGGAGGCAAAGAGTAGTCATTGCCATTGGAGCAGCAAAAGGTATTGCTCATTTGCATGAAGGGATCAGACCAAGTATAATCCACCGTGACATAAAGCCAAGTAACATCTTAGTAGGAGATGGGTTTGAAGCCAAAGTATCAGATTTTGGACTGGTTAAATCCGGGCCCACTGGAGATCAATCACATGTTAGTAGCCAAGTGAAAGGAACTCCAGGATACCTTGATCCTGCCTATTGTTCTAGCTTCCACTTAACCCCATTCAGTGATGTCTACAGCTTTGGTGTTATACTTCTGCAACTTGTTACTGCCAGGCCTGCAATTGAAACGCATAGAATTCATTCTAATTATCATGTCATAGAATGG GCAAGGCCTAGTTTAGAACGAGGTCGAGTTGAGGAAATTCTAGATGCTAATCTGCTATCAGAACCATGCAACATCGAGATGATGCTAAAAATGGGGCAACTTGGCCTGAGATGTGTTGTGAAAACACCAAAACATCGCCCTACAATGACCCAGGTTTGGCAAGAACTAGAAGCTTCCCTGTTTTCGGCAGAAAACTTCATTAACAAGCGCCTTTCCTCAGATTCTCGAATATCAGCTGGTGCATCTCGTAGGGCGTCGGTGGACTGTGATTGCTCTCAAAGCTTTGTGAGCATAAATGGCATTGGATTTCAGAGGTTTCATGTAGAGATGGATAGCCTGTCCTTCCAGAGTACAAGCTTGAGATGCCTGGAGAATAATAGCATTAGTATTGAGATTGATAAGAACAATTTGAATGACATATGCGAGGAAAAGAGTATAGAAGAAGAACCACTAAGCACATCATATATGCATTAA
- the LOC107424473 gene encoding protein ALTERED PHOSPHATE STARVATION RESPONSE 1 isoform X2, giving the protein MGCVASKKTEEDDVVMLCKERKRLLKMAVERRYALADAQCKYNHSLYSVAAAIRLFVARYSSPASPFLITFPSTTSTEATESFVSNPLFLHQRPSEPTHETISCAFSDSAVAVETSGVDGEKQGQQNPEFKEEVKDAEEEDSDYTESEEDEIESEEKPVCEHFYDEMAPVMKSPQRDFGWDFFYPFGGVRTEVVNGFGQNCDEDLRMVREAEGIPDLEEVGEKLTSEEKVMDVNDGNVGHKEVGGFEAVTKGEIVNENQEEQKGLKVVDTPMNGRDSRELLEALKDVGDHFIRAYDSGLEVSRMLETKMAEAQSALDQEIKENSNKLIRSITRSRSTSSTLSWSSSCKSLLTSSSKSSSTWTELKDDLFDDYGGMESGSHALTLGRLYAWEKKLYEEVKAGEETRKIYVQKCSQLRNKDARGEGIGNGDKTQAEVTDLYTSILIAIRSADSISQRIQKLRDEELQPQIVELLHGLMRNWQIMLESHEAQNRIMFEVNSFNCPTYGKFCNDLHRLATLQLEAELQNWHACFVAYVSSQKAYIEALKGWLSKFVTPETEFYLKGRSLLPSCRINAPPLLVLCHDWLVCLDKLPDKTVTYAMKSFNKDVRALLVQQGEEQQQKRKVDGLAIQLDGKVLAFQRVERKVLSKKLSDQETEMHVRSRIEYLTERKDQLEMFRKRLDMEKVKHQSCMQETQRIAVSGFQTGFSSLFESLTEFSKATLKMYADLVTDRKTSIVDEKGTNPPLKG; this is encoded by the exons atggGCTGTGTTGCATCCAAGAAAACTGAAGAGGACGACGTGGTTATGTTATGTAAAGAGAGAAAACGCCTTCTGAAAATGGCGGTAGAGAGGAGGTATGCGCTAGCAGATGCACAGTGTAAGTACAATCACTCGCTTTACTCTGTAGCCGCTGCTATAAGACTGTTTGTTGCTCGGTATTCCTCTCCAGCTTCTCCATTTCTCATCACTTTCCCCTCTACTACCTCTACTGAGGCCACAGAGTCCTTCGTCTCTAACCCCTTGTTCCTCCATCAGAGACCATCCGAACCCACCCACGAAACCATTTCTTGCGCATTCTCTGATTCTGCAGTCGCTGTTGAAACTTCTGGGGTAGACGGAGAAAAACAAGGACAACAAAACCCAGAATTCAAGGAAGAAGTAAAGGACGCTGAGGAGGAGGATAGTGATTATACTGAGTCTGAGGAAGATGAAATTGAAAGTGAAGAAAAACCGGTCTGTGAGCATTTTTATGATGAAATGGCTCCAGTAATGAAATCACCACAGAGAGATTTTGGGTGGGATTTCTTTTATCCTTTTGGTGGGGTAAGGACAGAGGTGGTGAATGGGTTTGGTCAGAACTGCGATGAGGATTTGAGGATGGTGAGAGAGGCAGAAGGGATACCAGATTTGGAAGAGGTTGGAGAAAAATTAACAAGTGAGGAAAAGGTTATGGATGTTAATGATGGCAATGTGGGTCATAAGGAAGTTGGTGGGTTTGAGGCTGTGACAAAAGGGGAAATTGTCAATGAGAACCAAGAGGAGCAAAAGGGCTTGAAGGTGGTTGATACACCCATGAACGGTAGAGATTCTAGAGAACTACTGGAAGCATTGAAGGATGTTGGGGACCACTTCATTAGGGCCTATGATTCTGGTTTGGAAGTTTCTAGGATGCTAGAGACTAAAATGGCTGAAGCGCAATCTGCTCTGGATCAGGAAATTAAAG AGAACTCAAATAAGCTCATTCGGTCTATTACACGTAGCCGATCCACCTCATCAACATTATCTTGGTCTTCCTCATGTAAGAGTCTCCTTACATCTAGCTCCAAAAGTTCTTCAACGTGGACAGAGTTGAAGGATGATTTATTTGATGACTATGGAGGAATGGAATCTGGGAGCCACGCACTGACACTAGGAAGGCTATATGCTTGGGAGAAGAAACTCTATGAGGAAGTGAAG GCTGGAGAAGAAACAAGGAAAATTTATGTGCAAAAATGCTCCCAATTGAGAAATAAGGACGCGAGAGGAGAAGGCATCGGCAATGGGGACAAGACCCAAGCTGAAGTTACAGACTTGTATACCAGTATTTTGATTGCCATAAGAAGTGCTGACTCAATCTCCCAAAGAATCCAAAAACTGCGAGATGAAGAGTTGCAGCCACAAATTGTTGAGCTTCTCCAtgg CCTGATGAGAAACTGGCAGATAATGTTGGAATCACATGAAGCTCAAAACCGAATCATGTTTGAAGTGAATTCATTCAACTGTCCTACTTATGGGAAATTCTGCAATGATTTGCACCGTCTTGCTACACTTCAACTTGAGGCAGAACTTCAAAATTGGCATGCTTGCTTTGTTGCATATGTTTCTTCACAAAAAGCGTACATTGAAGCTCTTAAAGGTTGGCTATCCAAGTTTGTTACACCAGAAACTGAATTCTACTTGAAGGGCAGGTCTTTACTCCCATCATGTAGAATCAATGCGCCACCATTACTTGTATTATGTCATGACTGGTTGGTTTGCTTGGATAAGCTGCCAGATAAGACAGTTACTTATGCCATGAAAAGCTTTAATAAGGATGTGAGAGCTTTGTTGGTTCAACAGGGGGAGGAACAGCAACAGAAGAGGAAGGTTGATGGACTTGCCATACAACTTGACGGGAAAGTTCTGGCATTCCAAAGGGTAGAGAGAAAAGTTCTTTCGAAAAAGCTTTCTGATCAGGAGACAGAGATGCATGTGCGGAGTAGGATTGAGTACTTGACTGAGAGGAAGGATCAATTGGAAATGTTTAGAAAGAGGCTTGACATGGAGAAGGTGAAGCATCAGAGTTGCATGCAAGAGACACAGCGTATTGCTGTAAGTGGATTTCAGACAGGCTTTTCTTCACTTTTTGAGTCATTGACCGAGTTCTCAAAGGCTACTCTAAAGATGTATGCTGACCTTGTAACGGACCGTAAAACATCAATAGTAGATGAAAAAGGTACCAACCCACCATTGAAAGGATGA